Proteins encoded by one window of Arachis hypogaea cultivar Tifrunner chromosome 1, arahy.Tifrunner.gnm2.J5K5, whole genome shotgun sequence:
- the LOC112805456 gene encoding UPF0496 protein At1g20180 codes for MEASQGTKKSRGDDQININFHEEYLRALKTKSYADCFNKAQLLATQSSINYSHKTFLEFLLEPDQETIPSLVDSATISMTLELRNLMLSYFDISAEASHICTSLLKKPIGVVVLMSLWIKLVMLVVCQNRKLKGILIMVRGYCSALNKIQPGAVPKVVEAPSDFFVYFFLECLGLSMQKVTLLL; via the exons ATGGAAGCCAGCCAAG GTACGAAGAAAAGTAGAGGTGATGATCAAATAAACATCAACTTTCATGAGGAGTACTTAAGAGCACTTAAGACAAAATCATATGCTGATTGCTTCAACAAAGCTCAATTACTTGCAACACAATCTTCCATAAATTATAGCCACAAAACCTTCTTAGAATTCCTCCTTGAACCTGATCAAGAAACTATCCCATCCCTTGTTGACTCAGCAACAATTTCAATGACTCTAGAACTCAGAAACCTTATGCTAAGTTACTTTGACATTAGTGCTGAGGCATCACACATTTGCACCAGTCTTCTCAAAAAGCCTATTGGAGTTGTAGTGCTGATGAGCCTATGGATCAAATTAGTCATGTTAGTTGTATG CCaaaacaggaaattaaagggGATCTTGATCATGGTAAGAGGATATTGCAGTGCTCTTAACAAAATCCAACCTGGTGCTGTACCCAAG GTGGTTGAAGCCCCCAGTgatttttttgtctatttttttctTGAGTGTTTAGGGCTATCCATGCAAAAAGTCACACTTCTCCTCTGA